Below is a window of Nicotiana tabacum cultivar K326 chromosome 19, ASM71507v2, whole genome shotgun sequence DNA.
GGAGTTAGTGGTGTTAAAAAGTGCATAATGACAGGACTTCTGCCTGAGCAAGTAGATAATTTTATCGGACATGCCCTTTTTTTGGTAGTTTCAGAATGTATCATGTGATGTTTTTCCCTCTAGTGATTTGTTCTGTTGCATCTTCAGAAATTTATACTCACAATATAATTTCTTTTTTCTGAGGTTCCTCCCACAGATCTCAAGTTTTtccttttagtatttttttatttttatttttacttatgtTTATCTTTTTTAAGTGGAGGATCAGGCTTGGGTTATACAAACTATACAAGGAACAATGCTATGTTCCAAGCTCCTTTACTTTTTTTTCTCTCGAAGGTATATGAAAAAATTCCATTAATATTATCTAAATCAAATTCAAACGAGTTACTTTAGACCATTCAATATCTTTTCCGTGGTGGTGAAAAAGCTATACAAAGCATTGTCTTTAAAGGAGACAATGGACTCGTGCAGTTTTCTGTAAAGGCCTAAAGAAAGTGATGAAAAAGTCCTTTCCTTTATAGAAGTAGGGGGTATAATAAAGGCAAAATAGGCCACAATGTACTTAAAAGGCCAACTAGTGTTTAATTGAAGACCATGTGTTAACAGGTGTTTTTTAGGTCTTGTATTTAAAACATTTGAATATATGATATTTTGGTAGAGTGGGTGCAGTTCCTTTTTTTCGGTTGTACTAGACCTGCAAATTTTCAAATGTGGGACAAATTCATTATTAGTATCAAGTATTCAATACACACCCAGACCGCAGGTGTTCGAGCAGACACGCTTCCTATATTCTCTATCCACCAAGAAAGAAATTAACACtaccgtttttttttttttaaaaacactaTCAGCATATTTAATTCTTGACCCGATATATCggaaatatctctctactccctcggggCAAGGGTAAAGTCTGAGTACACACCATCCTTCCCGGACTCCACttatgggattttactgggtggttggttttgttgttgttgttgtatcagcATATTTAACCTGTTCTAGCAGTTAATTTTGTCTTATTTTTCAGGTCGCCAATCCACCTTTTTTGGATGGATATGAAAAAAAATCAGCGAAAACACAAATACAACCAATCAGATGCACCAAAGTAGAGCAAGACTCTCCCCGCAAAGTTCATCCAAGATATTGTTACATGGGTTGATCACACTTGCATCTTTAGTTAACTCCTCTTTTCGAAGTCATCACCCCAAGCAGgaataaattgaaattttggaatAAATAACCACAAGCAGAGTCATTCGCTAGGTGAAAGTTATCCTGGCAACCTGTACAGTATGACACTTGTTTTCAAGTTTACAAAGGAAAATCAACCTTCAGTTACATATATCCTAATGGTTTGTGCCAAAATAAAGATCAATCTATACTCTGGATCTTCCAAGTTTTTATTACTAAAACAGAATTCTATCTGGTTCAGATGTTTACTCATTTACTAAAACATCTGGTCTAAATGTGTACTAAAATTAGACACAAATTTGATACCCAACTCCAGCTACTTTTGGTCTGACTGACATGCTACAACGTTTAGATTCGAGAAGTACGATATGATGGCGAACTAGGTATATTCCTTGACACAACAAATATATACCAGATACAAGTTCAGGTAAAAACAGGAATATGTCATGTATTTATTAGTACTTTCCTTGAACAGGGGACATGCATATGCAAGGCCACATTAGCATAAACAGCAAAAGGATTTGATTTCTTTCTCAAAAATGATCAGGTCAGCTTCCCCTGAGTGTGAATAGCTTAAATATAAAGTTACAAACAAAGAAGCTTAAGAACACTTGAAAAGGCTATCATAACAAGAAATTCCCCTAGTTTGTTGCATACGCCTTGGAATTTTCAGCTATGAGCTATCAGGTCTATGATTTTTTTGATAAGGATCTGTCAAGTCTATGATATCTAAAAGGAAAGAGTAGCTTATTCTTTCTTTTCCCAGTTCAAGTTGCTAACTGCGTGACAACCAGATTTATATGTGTGATCACACATACATGCATGAACCATGAGCAAATTAAGTGATATGTTTTGGTGTGGGTAGTTGCCTTTAGATATGGATAGCAGCCTGACTAGAGTGGAATAAACATGGACATTACTGAGAACCAGTTGCAGTTTCAGAACAAATGGTAGTACAAAATAGGACTGCAAATATAAATATGAATGGCATACTACATTATCCACAATCTACAATTTCCAAGGGGATACTAAATCCACTACAACGGTTTCAAGAGCTATCCACTTTACTCCTTTGAAGGTCATGCACGAGCCGTTGTAGCTAAATTCCATTCTGATAGGTGTTAATAGGTACACAAGAAGAACACTAATTATAATGCAGGCAAGGAAGGAGAAACGAGAAGGGCAAGACAAAGAGCGCTAAGGGACAAATTATCAAAAACATAGTAACGGTAAATCAATCCAGCCATTATACAGCAAAATCACACGCCTAACTCTGCAAACACATGCCAACTAGCATTACATAAGCTACTAGATCAGATTAGGAAATAGCTATGCATAAATGAACCGTAAGACAGAAGCCTAAGAAATTCAAACAGATGGATAACAATGGCAACATGAAAACAACAAGGAGCCATGATAACAACTTGATAAGAGGGTAAAAGTAAAGATCTCACTTTTTGGCATTCACATTTGCTGATATTATTCATCCAAACAACAACACCAAGAACAAAGATACCATACTTGGAAGTTGGAACCACATATTGACATAAATAAACAAAATGTAACCTTTTCTTCAGGATAAGAAACAAAGAATTGTAACAATTGACCTTAACAGAACCTAATAAACACACAGATTTAGCACAAAACGAACCAAACTTTTAATTGAGCACAAGGCATCACTTTGATCGACCCTCATTCGAGTATCATAATCAAAACAAAAGAACAATCCCAATTCATAGTGTTGAGGTAAAAAGAATCACCATTGCCTATCTATAGGCAGACCCCTCCAAGAAAAATCCAATCTTTTCAAAAATTGGAAATGTTCCTTCACATGTTACACTTTTGCAACCACTACTTCACCAATGTAATCCAAGAATAATTAACAAAATCTCTTCTTTCAGAAAAATGCACTTATCTATAACTAGGGCTGATTTGTTACTCCTCAACTGACAACAGAAAGCAAGCCACCTTCAGCAGCCTCATTCTCATCCAAGAACAAGTCCCCAGTTCCCCTTAACGACCCGTGCAGGCCCAAAACACAAAACCCAAtaatcaaagcaaccaaaacGTTGAGACCCACATGAGTAAACGCCAAGGCAATGACAGTAaccaaacccaaaccaaccaaaacAAGACGATCGTCTAAATGGGCCCCCAATATTACAATTGGTTCTTCACTGAAGTAATATAACCAAGCTATAGATACAACTAAGAAGACGATCATGGAGATTGGGTTGTATATAAGGCTGAGGAAGATAATGAGGAGGATTACCATGGCGTAGTTGACGCGAAAGTAGTTGAGGTTGCGCCTCACGCGCGATATGGCTTCGGAGTAGTTGTAGGGGAGGGAGAAGAGGGTGTAGTCGAAGAACACGCGCCATGGACGGCGCGCGGCAGTGTTGGATCTGGTTGTTGAGAGGAAGGTGGTGGAGGGGCGGGGTGGTTGTGGGGGTAGTGGACCGGGTGGTGGTGGACGAGGGGGTTTTCTGGCTGAATGAGTTGTAGGGGGTGGTGGTGGGGTGGAAGTTGGAAGTGTGCCATAATTGGAGGGCTTTTCAGACATTGCAATTATTTGCtgtttttgagttttggagatgGATTCAGCTGATGGATTTTGGATTCTCAGTATATTCTCTCTTTCAGCTTCTTGTGTATTTTCCTTTTATAGCTTAGATTAGAAGTTGGAAAAATGGTCGGAGAAAagaaatatagaagttggaaaaaCGGAGGATGAGGTGGGAGTAGACTGACAGCCTGACGATGAATTGTCCTTTTGCCTTTTGACctttttaccaaaatctgacagcCCATTGCTCCGGCCGACGTGTACCAACTTATATGAATCATTAAGTTTCATCTACACTTCTTAAAATATTGTTTGGATTTCATATTAAGTTAGAGACGAATGTTCAAGACGACCTCCTCAAAATTGACCTCTTCAAGATTTAAATTGGTCAAGTGATCTCCTATTTTATTTCTCAAATTCTTTTGGGTTGAAAAATAGCTAAATGAGCAGGTTAAGGTAGATAAGGTCTTTTTAACACTTTTAAAACCTGTGGGTCACATATAGAGaaataatatttcttttttattttttcgccAATTTCTCTTTCATCTCTCTACTCTCTttactctctcttctctctcactCAAACCCCTCGACCACGGTGGTTTCCGACGGGAAGGGACAAGAATCAAGCTTCGATTTTGGGTGAAATTATCTCTATAGACCCAACAAACATTGTATTGTTGCTCAAAACGCGTCAATTTTGGTAAATCCTAATTTTTTTTGTTTCGTTTCTTAGATTTGTGACTTCGAATTTTGTAGAGTGATTCGTTCTTGTGCATGTTCAAGATCGATTGGGTTGTGTATAACTATATCTTATATGGCATGGGTGGTGGTTATATTTGCTTCTTGGACTACCTATGTGCTCTATATGTTAGAATTTTGTCGTAACTGACGACCTAATGTTTATTGATAAACATGTGGTCGATTGTCTTATGGTCATAGATGTTTGCTGGAATTGGGGCTTATATTTCTTATTCCGATCATAAGTTTCAAATTATTAAATGTGACATTGCATATTTGCATGTAGGTAACATAAGGAAGAAATCAATTGCTAAGAAGCATATTCCTTCGGCTACGAAGGCAATTGCACAACCTTCAAAGCCTCCAAACAGGAAAGGAAATGCAGAAACACAAAAAACATCGCCAAGTAAAGCAAAAACTAAGCTTTCAAAAACTGCTACCAGGAAACGAAATGTAGATACTTCTAAAGCTTCTCCTAGTAAAGTAAATATTGCGATATCTAAGCATGATATGAGGAAAATGAACAAAGAGCCATCAAAGTCTACTGGTAAAAAAAGAACAAGATCAAGGTCTAGATTAGTTGACGAGGACATACCAGTTAGTAAAAAGTCTGTTTCAATGAGTTTAGCATTAGAGGgtgttgatgatgaggaggaagaagaCTCGGACAGAAATTCAGCACAAACTCAAATGGAAGAACatatttctgaaaaataattgtCGAAGAAGAAAATGACAGTGATGATGAAGCTTTAGGTGGGGAGGATGATAAAAATGGTGATGCTGCTGCTTAGAAGGTTGATAAAAATGCTGAAGAAGAAAAAGCAGAAGATGTagtagaagaagaaaatgatgatgatgatgaacaaCTTGAAGATGGTCTGGAAAGTGAAACacatgcattatttgaaggtgacAAGGATGCTCTGTCAATTCCTGTGTTTGTAAGGGTGATCGACACATCTAAATACAAATTCAAGACTTTTCTAAGTAAGCAAAGACGTTTTCCGGCCAAGATTAGTGTGAGGTCTAGGATCAATTTCTTCCATGAGTTCAAGGATAAACTTAGAACAATCAAATTGATGGAATAGTTTAATAGTAGTTGTTTTGGACGGTTTGCAAAACTTTCAGAGCACTGGACACAGTTCAATGGACAACTTGTCAATTCCCTGCTGATTCGCCAAATTTATTGCGCGAAGAAGAGCGAGTTATGGTTTTTAGTTGGAGACAATCCTGTTCACTTTGGATTGAAGGAGTTTGCTATAATGACTGGATTGAACTGTAGTGCCAAACCCagtaaagaagaaataaagaaaagtgaTATATGATGGCGAAATATTTTGCGATAAAGTTTGCCAGTCTAGCAAGAAGGGACAGAGttgcttttgaaagagttgaagTCCAAGAGGTTTGACATAGAAGAGAGGTTTAAGATTGCATTGGTATGGTTTGTCCATTCAGTTTTGCTTGCAAGGGATAACATAGCGCGTATCGATAAGAAGTAGATTTGTATGGCTGGCAATTTGGAAGTTTTTATGAAATATCCATGGGGCAAGGAGTGTTTTAAGCTTAAAATTGAGTACTTGAATAAGGATATGTTTCCAATGTACAAATCATATGTGAGCAAGAGTAAGAAAAACAAAATCTCTAATAAAAAGTCCAAATCGGCTAGTTATACCCTGTACGACTTCCCATGGGCATTCATGGTAAGTATTAAAAAAATCTTCTCAAAATTTTTTTGCAGTTGAGtactattattttatttcctacagaaaaaataataataaaatataggcATAGGCATACGAAGCAATTCTGCTATTTGGTCGTAGTGCCGAGAAATCAAAGGTCGTACCGATACCGCTGCCAAGGATGTTGAGATGGCACAACAAGAAAGTGACATCTGACCCTGATTGGGATCCCTTTAAGTAGATAGTTGATAACCCTGGTGTGGTAAGATAGAGAGTGCAATAACACTCAATCAGTAGATTAGAATCAACCAAAGTAGGAGATTATTATAGGCCTCGTgtctattttttttgtattgCTTGTCTATTGACTTCGATCTATGCTATATTTCAGGAGGTGAACCCTTACCTTATTCCTACCCTACGTGATATGGATGTGGACTACATGAAAAATTTGGTACCATACGATGATGAGGTAGCGGATTCTATAATCGACCAGCTAGCAGTTGATTTGGAATGGGTGACTGCCATTAAAAAGGCACATGGTGCAGTGATCTTAGAGACCAATGATGAAGTTGACTTTGCTGATGATGACCCTTTGGGTGGGAGTATTCCTGGTTCACCACTAGTTGATGGTTTGTTTTTGATATTGGTAGATGAAGACCATGCATGATGTGCAATGCTCAGCCAAGTGATACAGAAGTGCGTGAAGAGTTGAAGATTGATAATAAAAAATTGGATAAGGTGTTGAAGATCCTTGGGGAGATGCAAAATAAGAATGAGATCCCTTCTAAAGTAGTTGAGTCATCTTGGTACATTGTTACAAGATTGCAAAGCAGATTGAGGAATGCTCCAATTTCTGCAAGCAAGATGAGGAAGCTGGaacaaattaagaaaaagaaaccAAAGGTAGACGTACTCAAACCAGTTTCGGAGGAAGATAAGAAACTGTCATGTGAATGATTTGACAAGAAGGAGAAGTTTTCCAAAAACGTCTTGACTGGCAGCTATGGTTGGAGGTTTTTTGAGCAGCTGTGTGGTGTTAACccattctttttcatttttgtaagtCCCTTAATCACTGCGTGTATTATTTTTAGTAGTTCCATATTTAAcgtatatattttaaataatatttagcATGTGGAGGAACTTTTGGCACTGATGCGTGTACGAAACATAAAACATCCACGTTTTTATGGCCGTAGTCATGTTGTTATGGATATTGCATTATGAAACAATATGTGCACCGCATGGGATGAGATCAAGGAGGCTGCCAGTAAAGAGGGAAAGGATTTGGACTTTTCTCAGACAGTTGATGCTTGCCAAGACTTGTGCCTTAAACACCTAATGCTATATCCTCAATGAAGTATTCCAAAACTTAGGGTTGTGGAGTGGTGCAAGGCTAAGGTGATGTACTGTGAGTTACAAATTAATAACAAGTATTTTGTGCATGTTGTTTTTCACTTGGTAGAGGGTTTGATTCGAATTTATGATAGCAATGTCAGTTTGTATGATGATGGTAAACTAGAAGAATTTGTACAACCCCTCACACTCATGATGCCTAGGATTTTGATGAAAACTGGCCAGTTTACAAACCTAGGCCAAGATGTACTTACGAAGGAATGGTCCTGGGAGCATATTATGGATGTGCCATCCATTCAGCAAAGGTAAATTAAATGAGTCATCCATTATGTTTTACTCATTGCTCTAGTTTCTTTAATAACTAATTGTGTCTTTGATTATTGTAGTGAAAGCAGTGGAGCATATGTAGTGAAGGTCATTGACTTCCTTCTAACTGATACGCCGCTGGTACAATTTAATAACAAGCAAATAAAATTGTTCAGGGTAAAATTTGCCATGGATATCTTCAGGGGTAGGATGGACCCTTCTTAGTTTTATTAGTGTAATTTATGTTTGTGTTGGTCATGGAATAAAATCATTTTTGGTGAACTTGTAGTAATTTATGATATTTGCATCTACCTCTATGTAATGAAACTACCTTTATGCCGATTAACTATTGATGTTGTAATTTTTGTTTCCTTAGCACTTCCTTTTTGTATTACAACAGGCAACTAGAGGTTGCGTAATATACAACGTGTCCAATAACAAATTAGCTATCTGGTTTCGTAATAGACACTGGGTCCATCAATAAACTAGCTACTTGATTGCATAATGGACTCAAAGTCACGTATAATATCTTCATCAAATATAACATTGCATTAGACAACTAGAGGTTGCATAATAGATACTGAGCCCATCAATAAACTAGCTATTTGGTTGCGTAATAGACTCAAAGTCGCGTCTAATAACTTCAACAAATTTAACATTACATTAGTATAATATTACATAATCCAAAAGACTTTCAACAAACAAACTTACAGTAATTAAACTATTCCTACCAACAACAAACTCATGTTCCTTCTCACTTCATCATCCAAGCTGCCACGAATCTGAAAACTACGCACAAGAGCATAACCCATTTATTCAACCTCATTTCATTCATCCTAACCTTCCCTCCGACATAatcatttacaggaatatgcCCTCCCTCCAGTTCAATCcctccatcatcatcatcatcctcatcctcATGAACATCTATTGCTAATATATTTTCAAGTTCTGCCACCTTCATCTGCAGAATAATTTATTCACGCCTAAGAGCGTCCTTTTCACACTTCAAAAAACTGATAAGGTCAGCAATCCTTAGATCTAGTAGATCATCATCCCATTCCCAACATTGATATCTTTTACCCTATCGaataaaatgagaaaaataatttattagtTAAATTAAATGCCTAAAATTAAAAAGAGGCGAACCTGTGGAATTTATCTTACCTTAGGtttggaatattttgagaatcGCCTGCCATCATTCACCAGAGTTGTAGCTATGAATTGACTGGCAGTCATGCCGCAATGACAATTCTTTCTCGACCGAAAGGATGCACTCGACCTTTGACTTATTTTACTTCAATTGTTTGAGTATTGTTGTCAGAAGTGAAAAATAGGGTTGAAATGTGATCAATTCTTTTTTGAGATGGCCGGTCAAATAGGTAATTTTAAATGGTTCAAATGGGTTAATTTCAACGGGTCAAAAAAATATGGTTGAAATCAATTTTATTTTGAGATGGCCGGTCAAATGGGTAATTTTAAATGGGTCAAATGGGTAATTTCGACGggtcaaaaaaatatatagttagGGATATGCCACATGGACATATTTTAATTTCCTGAACAACACGAGCTGTCTTCCATCAACCACTAGTCACTGATAAACATCTTTAATGGTATATAAACCTTGAACCCTAACCTTGGACATTCAACATAAATCAATAGACTTTCTTAATGGGTGAGTGTCAACTTGAGGTTTCGTCCTCAACTCTTATTACGACTGAGGGTAAAATAATGATCGAGAATTCACTAAAATAAGGATTACACCACATTCGACcttgatttttttattattattttataacgtTTAAATATCTTATTAACCATCATGGAACATTTAAAGTTATTATACTTGGTGGTGTATTTCATACCATTAAGAGTTGATTATTCTAGAACATGTAACAACTCAAGAAGCAAGACCTCCAAGTATAAGAGTGTTGTCTAGTAAAGTGTTGTCAACACGTGATATGTCTAAGTATGAatgttgtatattaaatattgGGATGTAATATCAATATGTGTTGATATTAAGTAATATTGTGATCGACTATAATAGGTAATTAGTCTTCAAATTGCATATATTGCCTTAACATTATGTTGTAATAATGGTCATTGGCCATATAATAAAAGTTGTGTTAATCAATTATAGGCTTAGGTTGATACCGATATAATTGATACGTTATACTAATCCATTTTATCCAATTCAAAGTTTGCAATTTGTTGAATTAGAATAACTTTAAGTTGttcacaaatatttttttttttaattaaggtAACTAAATTAATATGTTACACTAACGAATAATTAATAACCAAGGACCTACCCCTATGATATACCTTTCTTAATTCTTTACAATGGAATTTCTATTGGTTTACATTTACAATGGATATATTGACCACCAGTAGGTAGACTATATACTGTAGGTTTATTCAACAACccatatttttaatttattagcGGGAAGTTCAAATATTTAGAAGACTAAATTTATATCCCCTGAATTATATGTTTCTATTGGAACCTCTTCAAGTATTTAGAAGACTGAAATTTATATCCCCTGAATTATATGTTTCTATTGGAacctctttattttattttggggCCTTTTTGTACTTAAGTGTTCTCAAatgggaaaaaaagaaagaacaaccaaggcagaaaaataaaaaacagggcaaaattttaaatagaaaaaaaattaaaataaatatttttatttaaataaccCCCTTCACAACAACATACATTTTTTTCCCATTAACTAaggaaaaataacattaaacTGAAGGGGGAGAAGGATCACAGGGAGGAAAATTTCTTGGGCTAACATAGTGGTGAATATTTGTACCAGCCCTACGAAGGAGAATCTGCAACATGCGTGCGATACGTCGAATCTTCCTCTCTTGCCTCACCATTTCTTCTTGAATCTCTCATATGAGCCTATCCAGTGATTCCCTGATGAAAATGGCATCCATGATTAGCCTTGGCCTCGGAGGCATTTCTCTGTCAAGTGATTGAGTTGTTTGGAATAATGATGAATAAATTTTTCCATCAGATCTAGTGTATTTATAGGCAGAATTTGTGACTAAATGGTGCCTTTCCATATGACTTCTCGTAAATGACGTGACTGTTGTTGAGAAACGAATTGATGCTTTGAATTGGCATATTCgatgtattttaattaattagacaaGTCATTTTCATATTGACTGCGAGAGCTTATTAACATTAGACATTAAATTAACTACCTAAATCAGTGGTTGTCAATAGACTACCTAAACTAGCGCAACAAGTCTTGGTTAAATTTAAAATATCGATGGGGGTTGACAATAGAATATTGGTTGATTAAGGTGGTTGAAGATAGAGTAAGAGGGTTGATCGTAAAATAATAGTCTATGGGATATGTTGGTCACATGACTCCTTAAAATAAGGAGGTTGATTCTAAATCATAGGTCTACAATATGTAATGTGGGTGGTTGATTCTAAAGCAGTAGTCTATTATAGAAGGTCCTATGACTCCTTCTTAAAATTAGGGGGTTGATTCAGATCATAGGTCTACAATAGACAATGTGGGTGGTTGACCATAAAACAATAGTCTATGAGACAACGTGGTCACATGACTCCTTCTTAAAATAAGTGAGGGTTGACTCTAGATTATAGGTCTACAATAGACAATGCTGGTGGTTGACCATAAAATAATAGTATATGATGTACAATGCAGCAGTTGATAGTAGAAATAACAAGTGATTACAAACAACAAGTCTAGAATATTAAAAGAGTTAATTATCTTTATTATAACACCAGTAGCTAAAGGTTCAAAAATACTGTAATAATACTTTACAAGTCGTTTTCTTGTGGCCAAGTTCTTTGCAAATGGAAtatttttttttgcctttttttccTGCTGCTAGAAGAACTAGGTTCTAAATACTTGGTCATCTCTTAATCTTTCTTCTACCCTTTGTAGGCTCGACATCGGGTAGAAGTATTTTTGTGGACTGAATCTCGTCAGACACCACCCATTTCTCTTTGTAGTGATTGTGTGAATGGTTCCTTCATATGCAACCAAATATGTTAAAACCACATAGAACGGAGATGAGTGATCGTAAATGGAGAAACCATATCTATCCCCAAAGCTCAATCTCAGAGTTGCCATTGCATGTGGGCAGGGGATTTTTTCCAAATCAAACTGACAATAAGAACATGTGTTCAAATCTTGATCAACCACTGCATACCTGCCGTGACCGACGACGCTAAACTCATTATTCTCTAATTGATGCACCCGGAGCGCGTCGCCGACAACCATATCATTCCTAATCTTCTTTTCAGCAGAAGGAACAAAGAGGGTCAAAATATTTTCCATTTCAGTACGCCTCTTTTCGAATTTTTCTGCAAACTTTCGAACAATATGATTGAATAGGCTAATGATCGAGAAGTCTCTTTGATCCTTAAGCATCGCATTAAGCGATTCTGCAATGTTTGTTGTCAACACGCCATATCGGTTTCCTGGAAAGAAGGCCCTACTCCACTTTTTTCATTTACGAGGTAGTTAGCTACTTCCCTACTTTTATCACGCAATTGCTGAAAATGGTAAAAAATTCCTCAGTATTGTATGACTGTGCGAAAGAAAATAAATGCTTAATAAAAATTCCATAATAAAATCTCTTGCGCATAATTTCAGCAATGTGACGCGTGCAAAAGCCATGATGAGCGGCAATGAAAGCTTTTTTGAAGCCATTCCCAATAGACAGATGCCAATCAAAGATAATGCACAATTCATCATTGTCGTCAAGAACGTGCCGCAACTGTTCAAAAAATTAGGTCCAAGAATTATCGCACTCTTTATTGACTACACAAAATGCAATTGGAAAAAATGTGATTCTTGGCATCTTGCGCCACAACAGACAACAAGCAATCTCCATACCTGCCACTCAGAAATGTCCTATCAATATCAATAAACTTTCTCATATGTGCGAATCCCTTAATGAAAGCTCCAAtagataagaaaaaaaaaatctaaaatgcATTTTATCATCAACATTTAAATCAACAATACTTCCTTCATTATAGGACAACATAACATGGCGATACGCTTCCAACAAAGCATACCCCTCTTCCTGAGCACC
It encodes the following:
- the LOC107766310 gene encoding PRA1 family protein E-like, which gives rise to MGCQILVKRSKGKRTIHRQAKENTQEAERENILRIQNPSAESISKTQKQQIIAMSEKPSNYGTLPTSTPPPPPTTHSARKPPRPPPPGPLPPQPPRPSTTFLSTTRSNTAARRPWRVFFDYTLFSLPYNYSEAISRVRRNLNYFRVNYAMVILLIIFLSLIYNPISMIVFLVVSIAWLYYFSEEPIVILGAHLDDRLVLVGLGLVTVIALAFTHVGLNVLVALIIGFCVLGLHGSLRGTGDLFLDENEAAEGGLLSVVS